One segment of Streptomyces roseifaciens DNA contains the following:
- a CDS encoding MerR family transcriptional regulator produces the protein MTVLDTAPTVVDTAPPAAVCTVLERQRHSRPAGRDRYTISEVADCTGLSVHTLRWYERIGLMPHVDRSHTGQRRYTDRDLDWLDLVGRLRLTGMPVADMVRYARLVREGEHTLAERERLLTAHREDVRKRIAELRSTLEVLDYKIDIYADARRRAEAAEGA, from the coding sequence ATGACCGTCTTGGACACCGCACCGACCGTCGTGGACACCGCACCGCCGGCCGCCGTGTGCACCGTGCTGGAGCGGCAGCGCCACAGCCGCCCGGCGGGGCGCGACCGCTACACGATCAGCGAAGTGGCGGACTGCACGGGGCTGTCGGTCCACACGCTGCGCTGGTACGAGCGGATCGGGCTGATGCCGCACGTGGACCGCTCGCACACCGGCCAGCGCCGCTACACGGACCGGGACCTGGACTGGCTGGACCTGGTGGGGCGGCTCCGCCTGACCGGCATGCCGGTGGCCGACATGGTCCGCTACGCGCGGCTCGTCCGCGAGGGCGAGCACACGCTGGCCGAGCGGGAACGGCTGCTGACCGCGCACCGGGAGGACGTCCGCAAGCGCATCGCCGAGCTGCGCAGCACCCTCGAGGTACTGGACTACAAGATCGACATATACGCCGACGCCCGGCGACGGGCCGAGGCCGCCGAAGGGGCCTGA